The following are encoded in a window of Sulfitobacter sp. S190 genomic DNA:
- a CDS encoding MFS transporter, which produces MTDAHHDSLTEKAFDALTGSDAPAQTLDEDAQAAEPRNGLRHAVSLSMTKVADGLIDPKLVLSWLLTALGAPAVYAGALVPIREAGALLPQIALAGWVQGLTHRKWAWVIGSAGQGLCAALIVLAALTLEGGAAGLAICAALGGLALFRAVCSVSFKDILGKTVGKTRRGAITGLAGSVSAAGVLLFAVLLMSGLVQNRGVVVAAIALAAVLWLLAATVFSRLEEQPSDSGDTGIQASFAVLRDNPVLWRFIIVRGLLVSTALAPPYLVILGGGEDAGALGKLGALVLASALASLLSSYVWGRMSDRSSRRVLMLTGVVGAAAMLLAVVLAFSGLAQTVWAMPLVLFVLMIAYHGVRQGRSTYLVDISPEDQRSAYAAVSNTVIGVLLLVAGVAGGGAALLGPEAVLALFAMMGIAAAVAARGLPEAEQD; this is translated from the coding sequence ATGACAGATGCGCACCACGACAGCCTCACCGAAAAGGCGTTTGACGCGCTGACGGGCAGCGATGCGCCTGCGCAGACGCTGGACGAGGATGCACAGGCGGCAGAACCGCGCAACGGTTTGCGCCATGCCGTTTCGCTGAGCATGACCAAGGTCGCGGACGGATTGATCGACCCCAAGCTGGTGCTGAGCTGGCTGTTGACCGCGCTGGGTGCGCCTGCGGTCTATGCCGGTGCGCTGGTCCCGATCCGCGAGGCAGGCGCGCTGTTGCCGCAGATCGCGCTGGCGGGATGGGTGCAGGGGCTGACGCATCGCAAATGGGCGTGGGTCATCGGTTCGGCGGGGCAGGGGCTGTGCGCGGCGTTGATCGTGCTTGCGGCACTGACGCTCGAAGGTGGGGCGGCAGGTCTTGCCATCTGCGCGGCGCTCGGCGGGCTGGCGCTGTTTCGTGCGGTCTGTTCGGTGTCGTTCAAGGACATCCTCGGCAAGACGGTGGGCAAGACGCGGCGCGGAGCGATCACCGGGCTGGCGGGGTCGGTGTCCGCCGCAGGTGTGCTTCTGTTCGCCGTTCTGTTGATGTCGGGGCTGGTCCAGAACCGCGGTGTGGTCGTGGCGGCCATTGCTCTTGCCGCTGTGCTGTGGCTGCTGGCCGCGACAGTCTTTTCGCGGCTCGAAGAACAGCCGAGCGACAGCGGGGACACCGGCATTCAGGCGTCTTTCGCCGTTTTGCGCGACAACCCGGTCTTGTGGCGCTTTATCATCGTGCGCGGTTTGCTGGTGTCGACAGCACTTGCGCCGCCCTATCTGGTCATCCTTGGCGGTGGCGAGGATGCGGGCGCGCTGGGCAAGCTGGGGGCGCTGGTGCTCGCCTCTGCGCTTGCCTCCTTGCTCAGCTCTTATGTCTGGGGGCGCATGTCGGATCGCTCCAGTCGGCGGGTGCTGATGCTAACGGGGGTCGTGGGGGCCGCGGCGATGCTGCTGGCCGTCGTACTGGCGTTTTCGGGGCTGGCGCAAACGGTCTGGGCTATGCCGCTGGTGCTGTTTGTGCTGATGATTGCGTATCACGGGGTCAGACAAGGCCGGTCGACCTATCTGGTGGACATATCGCCCGAAGATCAGCGCTCTGCCTATGCGGCCGTGTCCAACACCGTCATCGGGGTGCTTTTGCTGGTCGCGGGTGTCGCGGGGGGCGGTGCCGCTTTGTTGGGACCGGAAGCGGTTCTGGCGTTGTTTGCCATGATGGGGATCGCGGCGGCCGTGGCCGCGCGCGGGCTGCCGGAGGCAGAACAGGATTGA
- a CDS encoding MFS transporter gives MTQAETNRVLILVLSACNFVIGIGAFVIVGILQPLGADLERSPAQAGQLMTVYAVGYAILSPILVSVTGQIGRRRILAISFGIFTLAAVLSALAPNYLTLSVARVVAAAGAGIFTPIAAAVAATLSPEAQRARVLAAVFFGLTLAQVVGVPAGSWIAYTFGWRWALWLVAGLGVPCIWLIWTRVPAGLRFQPVSMADLGDVLCQGRMMLAIMFTGTFLGAIYVLYTYISPLLSQTMGYGGNGITLILIVFGLGAVGGNIMGGFLADKLGWHKTLTVLCVAQMLIMPMFSLLPVATGMVVLLAFLWSLCGWSFMAGQQLRLINLAGPRAPVVLALNAAAIYIGAALGSGLGGLIIARFGIEATGLAAGLVSLGALIHLTLSARLSPRPATGS, from the coding sequence ATGACCCAAGCAGAAACCAACCGTGTCCTCATCCTCGTCTTGTCGGCGTGCAACTTCGTCATCGGCATCGGGGCGTTTGTCATTGTCGGCATTCTGCAACCCCTTGGCGCGGATCTGGAGCGGTCACCGGCACAGGCAGGGCAGTTGATGACCGTCTATGCGGTGGGCTACGCCATCTTGTCGCCGATCCTCGTGTCGGTCACAGGCCAAATCGGCAGACGACGCATATTGGCGATTTCCTTTGGCATCTTTACCCTTGCCGCGGTTCTTTCGGCGCTGGCGCCCAACTATCTCACGCTGTCGGTGGCACGCGTCGTTGCGGCCGCGGGCGCGGGAATATTCACGCCGATCGCGGCTGCCGTGGCTGCCACGCTGTCGCCCGAAGCCCAACGCGCACGGGTGCTTGCGGCGGTATTTTTCGGGCTGACGCTGGCGCAGGTCGTGGGCGTTCCTGCCGGAAGCTGGATCGCCTATACCTTTGGCTGGCGGTGGGCGCTGTGGCTGGTGGCGGGTCTGGGCGTGCCGTGCATCTGGCTAATCTGGACACGGGTGCCCGCGGGCCTGCGCTTTCAACCGGTAAGCATGGCCGACCTTGGCGATGTCCTGTGTCAGGGCCGCATGATGCTGGCCATCATGTTCACCGGGACGTTTCTTGGCGCGATTTACGTCCTTTATACCTATATATCCCCGCTTTTGAGCCAAACGATGGGCTACGGCGGCAACGGGATCACGCTGATCCTGATTGTTTTCGGACTTGGTGCGGTGGGCGGCAACATCATGGGTGGGTTTCTGGCGGACAAGCTGGGCTGGCACAAAACACTCACCGTGTTGTGCGTGGCGCAGATGCTGATCATGCCCATGTTTTCGCTCTTGCCGGTGGCCACCGGCATGGTGGTGCTGCTGGCCTTTCTGTGGTCGCTGTGCGGGTGGTCTTTCATGGCGGGCCAACAACTGCGGCTGATCAATCTGGCAGGACCACGGGCGCCCGTTGTGTTGGCGCTGAATGCGGCGGCGATCTATATCGGGGCCGCGCTGGGGTCGGGACTGGGCGGTCTGATCATCGCGCGCTTCGGGATCGAGGCCACGGGGCTGGCTGCCGGTCTGGTATCGCTCGGGGCGTTGATCCATTTGACACTATCGGCCCGTCTGTCGCCGCGCCCTGCAACGGGCTCTTGA
- the thrS gene encoding threonine--tRNA ligase, protein MAQIALTLPDGNARHYDAGITAGEVAADISKSLGKKAISATVDGQHFDLSWPIEADAQIAIHTMQDEVQANELVRHDLAHIMARAVQEIWPDTKVTIGPVIKDGWYYDFDRAEPFTPEDLGLIEKKMKDIINKRDPVRTEVWDRDVAIQYYKDRNEPYKVELIESIPGDEPLRMYWHGDWQDLCRGPHLQHTGQVPGDAFKLMSIAGAYWRGDSDRAMLQRIYGVAFTGKEKLRAHLNMLEEAAKRDHRKLGREMNLFHMQEEAPGQVFWHPNGWSIYTTLQDYMRRKQRAAGYVEVNTPQVVDRKLWEASGHWDKYQEHMFIVEVDEEHAREKAINALKPMNCPCHVQIFNQGLKSYRDLPLRMAEFGSCNRYEPSGALHGIMRVRGFTQDDGHIFCREDQIEAECAAFIDYLASVYRDLGFEKFEIMFATRPEKRVGSEESWDHVESALENAIKKTGHPYTLDAGEGAFYGPKLDFKLTDAIGREWQCGTFQVDPNLPERLGAQYVAEDGAKHRPYMLHRACLGSFERFIGILIENSAGKLPFWLAPRQVVVASITGEADEYVTEVVADLRAAGVRAEADIRNEKINYKVREHSVGKVPVILAVGNREVEERTVSVRRLGEKQTSVQSLDDVLGALRVEATPPDLL, encoded by the coding sequence ATGGCCCAGATCGCACTCACCCTTCCCGATGGCAACGCACGACACTACGACGCAGGCATAACTGCGGGCGAAGTTGCCGCGGACATTTCCAAATCACTCGGCAAGAAAGCCATCTCCGCGACTGTGGATGGTCAGCATTTCGACCTGTCCTGGCCCATCGAGGCCGACGCGCAGATCGCGATCCATACCATGCAGGACGAGGTGCAGGCCAACGAACTGGTGCGTCACGATCTGGCGCACATCATGGCGCGCGCCGTGCAGGAAATCTGGCCAGACACCAAGGTGACCATCGGCCCCGTGATCAAGGACGGCTGGTATTACGACTTCGACAGGGCGGAACCTTTCACCCCCGAAGATCTGGGTCTCATCGAAAAGAAGATGAAAGATATCATCAACAAACGCGATCCCGTGCGCACCGAAGTCTGGGACCGGGACGTGGCGATCCAGTACTACAAGGACCGCAACGAGCCCTACAAGGTCGAGCTGATCGAAAGCATCCCCGGCGATGAGCCATTGCGCATGTACTGGCACGGCGACTGGCAGGATCTGTGCCGTGGCCCGCACCTGCAGCACACCGGGCAAGTGCCGGGCGACGCGTTCAAACTGATGTCGATCGCCGGTGCGTACTGGCGCGGCGACAGCGACCGCGCGATGTTGCAACGCATCTACGGCGTCGCCTTTACCGGCAAGGAAAAGCTGCGCGCGCATCTCAACATGCTGGAGGAAGCGGCAAAGCGCGACCACCGCAAGCTGGGCCGCGAGATGAACCTGTTTCACATGCAGGAAGAAGCCCCGGGGCAGGTCTTCTGGCATCCCAACGGCTGGAGCATCTACACCACCCTGCAGGACTACATGCGCCGCAAGCAGCGCGCCGCGGGCTACGTCGAGGTGAACACCCCGCAGGTCGTGGACCGCAAGCTCTGGGAAGCGTCAGGCCACTGGGACAAGTATCAGGAGCACATGTTCATCGTCGAAGTGGACGAGGAACACGCGCGCGAAAAGGCGATCAACGCACTGAAACCGATGAACTGCCCCTGCCACGTGCAGATCTTCAATCAGGGTCTGAAATCCTACCGCGATTTGCCGTTGCGCATGGCCGAATTCGGATCGTGCAACCGCTACGAGCCTTCGGGCGCGCTGCACGGCATCATGCGCGTGCGCGGGTTTACACAGGACGATGGCCACATCTTCTGCCGCGAGGACCAGATCGAGGCGGAATGCGCGGCCTTCATCGACTACCTTGCCTCCGTCTACCGCGATCTGGGGTTCGAGAAGTTCGAGATCATGTTCGCCACCCGCCCCGAAAAGCGCGTGGGGAGCGAGGAATCGTGGGACCACGTGGAAAGCGCTTTGGAAAATGCGATCAAGAAGACCGGGCATCCCTACACGCTCGACGCGGGCGAAGGCGCGTTCTACGGCCCGAAGCTGGACTTCAAGCTGACCGACGCGATCGGGCGGGAATGGCAGTGCGGCACCTTTCAGGTCGACCCCAATCTGCCCGAGCGGCTGGGCGCGCAATACGTGGCCGAGGATGGTGCGAAGCACCGCCCCTACATGCTGCACCGCGCCTGTCTGGGCTCTTTCGAGCGTTTCATCGGCATCCTGATCGAAAACTCGGCGGGCAAGCTGCCCTTCTGGCTGGCACCACGGCAGGTTGTCGTCGCCTCCATCACCGGCGAAGCGGATGAGTATGTGACCGAGGTCGTGGCCGACCTGCGCGCGGCGGGCGTGCGGGCCGAGGCGGACATCCGCAACGAAAAGATCAACTACAAGGTCCGCGAACATTCGGTCGGCAAGGTCCCCGTGATCCTCGCGGTTGGCAATCGCGAAGTCGAAGAGCGCACCGTCTCCGTGCGCCGTCTGGGAGAAAAGCAGACGTCGGTCCAATCGCTCGATGACGTGCTTGGCGCGTTGCGCGTCGAGGCCACACCGCCCGATTTGCTGTAA
- a CDS encoding DUF2282 domain-containing protein, which yields MSTTMKTLAIAGVVAASVTGVTTTSAAAAAKEKCYGVSLAGENDCAAGPGTTCAGTSVTDYQGNAWTLVDAGTCAEIELPAMADGTERTGSLEALDRDLPA from the coding sequence ATGTCCACAACCATGAAAACGCTCGCTATTGCCGGTGTTGTCGCCGCATCCGTCACCGGTGTGACCACGACCTCCGCCGCTGCTGCCGCGAAAGAGAAATGCTACGGCGTGTCGCTGGCTGGCGAAAACGATTGCGCCGCGGGCCCCGGCACCACCTGCGCCGGTACATCCGTGACCGACTATCAGGGCAACGCATGGACGCTTGTTGATGCTGGCACATGCGCCGAAATCGAACTGCCCGCAATGGCAGACGGGACGGAGCGGACAGGTTCGCTCGAAGCGCTCGACCGCGATTTGCCGGCCTGA
- a CDS encoding DUF692 domain-containing protein — protein MFDQSAPATRLPNGVGVGYKPQHFSDLMAAPGPVTWIEVHAENYMGDGGRPHAQLRALSEKFAVSVHGVGLSIGGEDPLDREHLARLRKLLDWSNPANFSEHLAWSTHGAEFLNDLLPLPYTDATLARVADHIAQVQDVLGRQMLLENPSSYLAFAESTLSETDFLTLLVQQTGCGLLLDVNNVFVSSTNLDVSPRAYIDAFPLEAVGEIHVGGHDEDTDDSGAPLLIDSHGAPVVDPVWSLLDYTLARSGPRPVLVEWDTDVPDWPTLRREADRAAQALTGVTASQ, from the coding sequence ATGTTTGACCAATCCGCCCCCGCGACCCGCCTTCCCAATGGCGTCGGCGTCGGCTACAAACCACAACATTTCTCCGACCTGATGGCTGCCCCCGGCCCTGTCACGTGGATCGAGGTCCATGCGGAAAACTACATGGGTGACGGTGGCCGCCCCCACGCGCAGCTGCGCGCACTGTCCGAAAAATTTGCGGTGTCGGTGCACGGTGTCGGATTGTCGATCGGCGGCGAAGACCCTCTGGACCGCGAGCATCTGGCACGGTTGCGCAAATTGCTCGACTGGTCCAACCCCGCCAACTTTTCCGAACATCTCGCCTGGTCCACGCATGGCGCTGAGTTCCTGAACGACCTTCTACCTTTGCCCTATACCGACGCGACCCTCGCCCGTGTCGCGGACCATATCGCGCAGGTGCAGGACGTTCTGGGGCGGCAAATGCTTCTTGAAAATCCGTCTAGCTACCTTGCTTTCGCAGAGAGCACTTTGTCTGAAACCGACTTTCTGACCCTGCTTGTCCAGCAAACCGGCTGCGGTCTGTTGCTGGATGTCAACAATGTGTTTGTTTCGTCCACAAACCTCGATGTCAGCCCGCGCGCCTATATCGATGCCTTTCCGCTCGAAGCGGTCGGCGAGATCCATGTCGGCGGGCACGATGAAGATACGGACGACAGCGGCGCGCCCCTGTTGATCGACAGCCACGGCGCACCTGTAGTTGATCCTGTGTGGTCGCTGCTCGACTACACGCTCGCGCGGTCTGGTCCACGTCCCGTCCTTGTGGAATGGGATACCGACGTGCCCGACTGGCCCACGCTCCGGCGCGAAGCAGACCGCGCCGCGCAGGCGCTTACCGGTGTGACCGCGAGCCAATGA
- a CDS encoding DNA-binding domain-containing protein, whose product MTASQRQFRAALLDAEAAVPDGLLDCAGAPAGRRYGVYRNNVVVSLIEAMKTAFPTVRTLLGSQNFDGLAPIFVRQHPPSSPLMMHYGAEFPGFLQGVSQLSHLGYLPDVARLDLAMRQSYHAADPTPFDVSVLEQPPEELSRVYLALAPPVRIIRSRWPLFDIWQKTQDPQAAAPRNIAQDIMIARPEFDPAPYLLPPGAAVWLSALVEHDLGTALEMATAADPDFDFAAALTLALQTQALTTKTKDA is encoded by the coding sequence ATGACGGCGTCACAGCGCCAGTTTCGTGCGGCTTTGCTAGATGCCGAAGCCGCGGTGCCGGACGGGTTGCTGGATTGTGCGGGCGCACCCGCAGGGCGCCGATACGGTGTCTACCGCAACAATGTCGTTGTGTCCCTCATCGAGGCGATGAAGACGGCCTTTCCAACGGTTCGGACTTTGCTGGGGTCGCAAAACTTCGACGGTCTGGCACCGATCTTTGTCCGCCAGCACCCGCCCTCCTCTCCGCTAATGATGCACTACGGTGCGGAATTCCCCGGGTTTCTTCAAGGCGTGAGCCAGCTGTCGCATCTGGGATACCTGCCCGACGTCGCGCGTCTCGATCTGGCCATGCGGCAGTCCTATCACGCAGCCGATCCCACCCCTTTCGATGTCTCCGTCCTCGAACAACCGCCCGAGGAATTGTCGCGCGTGTATCTTGCGCTTGCGCCGCCGGTACGGATCATCCGGTCCCGCTGGCCCCTGTTTGACATCTGGCAAAAAACACAGGACCCGCAGGCCGCAGCGCCCCGCAATATCGCGCAGGACATCATGATCGCGCGGCCCGAATTTGATCCTGCCCCGTATCTGCTGCCGCCCGGCGCCGCCGTGTGGTTGAGCGCGCTTGTCGAGCACGATCTGGGCACTGCGCTCGAAATGGCAACAGCGGCGGATCCTGACTTTGACTTTGCCGCAGCCCTCACGCTGGCACTGCAAACCCAAGCATTGACCACCAAGACAAAGGACGCCTGA